In the genome of Struthio camelus isolate bStrCam1 chromosome 22, bStrCam1.hap1, whole genome shotgun sequence, the window CTTACCTACCTAACTTTAGGCCACCCTGTTCCATCTCTGTGGAAGGCCACTACTGAAAGAACAACGCTAAAGACACGtcattattttattactttcaaaATTAAAGCAGATCAAAACTTACGCTCTAAGACGTAAGCGTGCAAGTAGCAGAAAGGCAAACAGAACCATCCTGCTGTGACTCACTGACAAAAGAACAAGCCATATCATGCGCTGAGTACTATATGCTTTTCCTAGGAGCATGAATTTTGCAATGCTGCAAGTGTCGTAAAGTCGGTAGGATTTTACTTTGCCTGTAGAAAGCCTCTACTGCAGGCAAATATGAGGTACTCATGCTGTATGAGATCAGAGCCCTATTTAGAGGTTCTATGGGCAAAAAAGAAGTAACAACAGCTCAGGTGTGCACACAGAGCAAGCAGCAGGTCTTAAAGCAGTAAAATACAGGAGAAACTTCCCTTGTGCAATAGCAGCAGAAGCAAGTAACATAAAAACAGCATGACGCTAGCAGAGAAACTCTGCACGAATGTAAGCAGCCCTAGAGTCAAGCAACCGCAGCTGCACAGAGAACGGGTGTTTCAGTCTCTGCTGTGATGAGCTATGTAGCGAAGGGCAAATAACTTTGCTCTCAGGACTGCAGCTGCCCTAACATACAAAATGAGTGTAAGTAGTTGTTTCCCTTTGTAAAGGGCCACAAAGGCCTGAGGTCGGAAAGAGAGATAGCACGCGTGCAAGGCTACGTCCCTTGCCCTTGCCCTGAACTCCACGTATAACACCTTCTCAGCTTCTCCGAAAATTCTTCGTAGAACTTGCTACCAGGGTGAATGAGTTTATCTCGGAACAAAAGCCTGGGGGACACTTATCTCCCTTTACAAgtctgctcctccctgccgcAGCTGGACGGCAAAAGATACCCCCTCTATCTCTGGACACCTTCCTTCCCAGACCTTTGTGAGAGGCGAAGCAGCTtgccttttcttctcctgcctgCCTTTAAGAGCTGCAGGTCTTAGAAGGTGCTGTATTAGAAGGTGCACAGCACGATTCTTGCTGCCAGAGAACATCCAGTAGCACCCGTACCCTCGGTCCTCGAGGAACTGCAGGAAGGCAGCCCGCCCGGAGCCGAGCGCTGCCTGGCTGCCGGAGCTCGCTCCAGGGTCCCGCTAAAGGAACCGAGCGGCGCGGACCCCACCTCCCGCCAGCGCCGACGCGCCGCGGCAcgcagcccgccggccgccccacggcAGGCCGCGGCCCCTGAGCCAGGGCTCGCTTCTTGGGCGGGCCCGGGGCTCCTCCCGCCCGCCGAGCTGGGCCGCCCCCCTCCGCAGGGCGGCGcggcccaccccggccccgcccgcgcgcCGCTTACCTGGCTCCGGCGGGTGCCCACGCGGACCGCTCTGCCGCCCACGCCGTTCTCGCCCTGCGGCAACAAGCGGGTCAGCGGCCGCTCCCGctcggcgccccccgcgccccgacTCTCGGCGCCCGGGCTCGGAGCGGCCATGGCACCGCCTCCGCCCTCAGCGCTCGCCGCGCGGCTccagggccccgccgcccgccccgccgcacaCGTCACGGCACGTCAcgtccgccccgggccccgcccccagcccgtgTGACACGCCGCTgcgcggccgctgcccggccaggccgctttattggggggggaggggggggggtacAGGCTCCGCGCGGCCGCGTTCACACCGCGGCGCAGCGggaaaggcggcggcggcggcggctacgCGGCCTGGCTTCAGGTGCTGCGCTTGGTGTGCACGAGGAGCTCCCGCTGGAGGCCCGCTTCAATGGTGGTGGCTGATTTCCCCGGCAAGTCTGTGATGAGGGTGAGCTTATTGAAAACGCCTCGACCAAAGTAGTCGGCGACCACGGAGAAGCCATCGTTTGAACATTTGAGCTGCAGGACGCAAAGCAGCATAATCAAGAAGAGCCTGCATCCAGAGCGCTTCCTTTCCTTCCCGTTCATCTCCACCCCTTTGCATTACAGACACGCTTGCGTGCTTTGCAGCATTTCCATCATGCAGGCATAATAGCGTTAGTACATTTCTTGCATTAAGCTTTTCTGTGACTGGGACGTTGAACCTCTATGAACTCAGCAGCTATTCTTGCTTTCCTCTTGCGCTTGAGCCACGCGCTGAGAAGCTGAATAGACAAATTATCCTAAGCGTAAAAGCTACTGAAAACACACTGCCTGAGTTTTTCCAAATGCATCAGCACGTTCCAGCCAATCTCCCCTTCTGAACCTCACTATTTAGTCCTCGGGGAAACGCTGTGCAGAAGCACCACCTTTAACGTATTAGAGCTGCATTGTCCACATGCCGATTTGAACAACTACTTTCATTCTCCCTGATTTGTGCTATAGAACCTGTTGACAAGCTGTCACACCAACAGTCCCTTTCAGGGTTAAAGAAAAGTAGTTTTGCCTCCATCTTTGCAGAGCATCAAGGAATCCTCTTACCCTGCACCTAAGCCAGTCACTCCAGTTCTTAATGCCTCGTTATTCTCAGTCGATAGagccttgtttaaaaaataactttcagcCTTACTCGTCTCTACCAGCCTTAGGAGCCTGCACAGGAAGCTAAATCCTGTTTACTTAAACTTGGCAAGACAGGCAGCATGTTACCTTACCTGATGCTGAAACTGATCATGCAGATCTCTCTTCTGCTCCTGGGCTCGGATCATGTCCATCACTTTGCGATTTTCTGGCATGCAAGTAGGACATTCTGAATCGCTCTCAGAGTAGCTTTCAAAGCAATGCTGGTGGAAGGAATGACCACACAAGAAGTGGACTGAAGGCAGCTCCAGGGCACTGGTACAAATGCTACACTTGGTCTTCTGAAAGATCTTGGGACTGAGACaatgaaaggaaggagaagggtggAAAAGACAAggtatattttcttcttaataGAGTGAAATAGCTTGCTACCCTATAAAAGACAAGACACCACAAAGTCCTGCACCTTGCTTTTAGCTCTTCGATCTCCTGGCGGATCCTTGTGGTTTCTTCTCGGTATTTTTGAATTCTCTGCTCGTCCTGCTCAATTTGGCGGCTCTGCTTCTGCAGTTTGTTGACAAGATAATCCTTAATCACAGACAGCGTGGCTGTGGAGTTATGAGCCAGAGTCTGCACAACTGAAGACAACCAACACGTTAGTTTAAATGCAGGCAAAAAGCTGCAGCTACATTAGTCTTTCAAGAGGGCCTTTTAAGGGGTCACTTACAGGCAAAGAGGTTCAGCATTTCTATGGAATCACAAACCTCATTTAAAGACTCTGTTTAAATTTTACCTTTTGAGGGCCACAGCAACTAATGCACTTCCAGAAACAGGTGACTGGGAGCATGTTTGGATAGCTCAGATCCAAGGGATAAAGCACGACACGATTCGATTCTATTCCTACTTCCCCATCCATCTACTGCGACAGTTTGGGCAAGTCCTTCGCCTCCCCGCACTGACAGGACAGACTATAGCAATGCACAGGCATCTTATGTGTTTGAAACTGCAGATCTTTGTCCCCAGTTAGGGAACTGTCACTAGCATCCCTGTTCCCTGTAGCGCAGGTTAGTCATTTGAGTGGTGGGCTCAAACTTCATTGATAGCTCCCGGAACTCTAGTCTACACAGAGTGCTATAAACCAATTTTTTTGGTGCCACATCTCAGTATTACCAAGTAGTGGAGGCATAAGATTCTTGTTCTCAATGTGTTTCAGCACCGCAGCAATATACTCCTTACAGTCCTCCTCCTTCCGCGCAAAGTAGCCAAGAGCCTGTTCCCAGAGGCAAGCCTCTTGGTCTCCATACAACTCGCACACCTCAATCACCTTCTTGTACTGCTCATTCTGCATGTGGTAGTGCATGATCTGTTGGAAActaaaggagaaggaagcagatCAGCTATACAATCACCTCACTTTTTGAATTGTTATAGGGACCTCAGGTTTTCACCCTGCCATGCAATCCCCAGACATTGCCACAGAAGCCAAGACTGGTCTGTCATTCATCCTCTACATAATTGCCTTGCTATAACAATAGGACATTTTCAGCTGAGCCATGATCTGTACAGTTCCTGTCTTGACATACTAAGAGAGATTCTCACTCTTGTAGGGCAGAAAGGCTTACAGCCCAGCTGTCCCTATGGCAGGgtaagaaaaaatatgaagagaaGAGCAACACTCACAGTTTGCCCTGTTCATAGAGGTAGAGGACACCATCCTTGAAATTGTGCATCTGACATAAGACCAAGGCCTTGTCAAAGACTGTTTTGAACCTTCCACTCTTCAGGAGGGTGATGGCTTCATTGCGCAGCTTCTCCTTGATCTACAGAGAACCGGGGTGGGGCGGAGcggaacaaacacacacataagaCCATTTTCCACTAACACCTGATGACAAGTTGTAGCTCTTCTAAAGCCAAGGAAAGTTCTTCTGTTTACCCTCTAGCCCTATTAAGCAAACAGGACACAATTTCTTTGGCCCAGATAACCGAGAGACCAAGACAAGCATACACAGCTTGTTTTGTGGGAGGAGGTACCTGCTCACAGAGAGTGCATTCTCTGGAATGCATGCTTGAATGAGACTCACAGAAAACAAGCTCAGCCTTAATAAAAGGAATCCTCTCCCAGATAGCAGACTGCTTtcccatttatttattatttgtccAGGACAGCATATGTATTGCTTAATGTTAACACCACCCACGTGGAAAGGTTACGGGGTCAGCAGGAATGAAAATAGGTTCACCAGCCACCAAAGTTCcctctcaaaataaaaaagcGGGACGAGTTCAAACCTGTTCATCTTGTTCGTGTGCCCAGTTCTGAAGTTGAAGTTCCAGTAATGTGTCATAGACACCTTGTGGGGAGTCAGACTGCACTTCAGTCATGTGCTCCAGAAAAGCCTTTAATTCTCGGGAGTTGTTTGCAAAGACTGGAATGAACTCCTCAGAATTAGCCTGTAACACAGCCCAGAAAAAGTCAAGCACCCAGACCAGCCACAGCCAGACAGGTGCTTCTTTCCCAACATGTAGGGTGCTCATTCCTAGAGTCTCTGGCACGAGAGGAATACTCAGTACAGAATTCTAATTAATGCAGAAATCAGCACTGAGCAATACCATCAGGGAGTCTCTTGTCTCTAGTAATAACAGTACAGCAGGGCAGGGCTTCCCATTACATCTAAGATGTCAGGCCTGCACCAGAAAGCATGCGGGAGCATCCACTTGCTGCAAACGTACTACGCTAGAGCAACAATTCTCAGTCAGTGCAAACCAtaccttttttccttccagcatcCCAAGGCCTTCATTGTCTCCTGATGGCCGGTAATCAGTGCACAGTATCTTCAGCAATTCCGTGGTCTCATTAGGGACATGGTGCATCAGGATTTTACCATACCGCTTCATGTTGCTTTCTGCCTGATCAAAGGGCAGCTTTCCAATGTACCCCAAAGCCTCCTGGTAGTTCTGTGGGGGGCAGTCAGCAAGAATCATATGACACTGGCATCTGCTACCCACTTCGAGGTTGCACTTCTACTTGGGCCACAGAGAGCGCTGAAGACATGCTGCAAGTATACCATCAAGGCATACGTCATTTCGGAGTTTGCTCCAAATTATCACTTAGTTCACTATTCCTCCTGATTCCCCTCCTTGCGGAGGGAAACTGGCCACGGCCCAGGGGAGAAAGAGAGTGATTTAGATTAGTCTGTCACTAAAGATCCCCCCTTCTCTTAAGTGGCTCTGTGAAAAGTCATCTCTGAGACAGAACAGTTAACCCCTCTGATTTCCACCCTCAGAGTCTACTGTACAAGCTAGAAGCAGAGAACCAACACATAAGCAACAGCAAGCGTTTTTATCACTGTCTGAATAGTCCTAGAGGAATCAACGCCCACGGAGTCCACAGATTAGCCCACAGAGGAGTCGCACCCCTGACAAATAGTATTCTCACCAGTAGGAACATGAGAACGATGGCATCTCCTCACCTTGATGTCCTCTAGCTGGATTTTGAGGTACCATTCATGATGCGCATGCTTCTCTGCCAGGTATACAGCATGGGAGTAGTAACCTGCTTGACGAAGCACCTTGATTGCTGTCTCCACATCAAAGCGGACCTCACTCTCACTAGTCTATAAGGACAGAAGcagaaaggcagctccccgtTACTCCTATAATCCACAAATAGCAATCATTTATGTAGATGGAGGAAAATCAAAGTAGCGACAACTCAGCACCTCTCATGCAAGGGAAAGGTCACACGTGCAGAAAGAAAATAGTCTAGCCAACTCTCAGTAGCTGCTAGTCACACTGGCAAAAGCCAGCAGGTTCTAGACTTAAATGGCAAGCCAGCCAAATCCAGAATGAAGCTGATACCTTCGTTTTTGCTCCTTTATTTCTAAGCTATCAAGGGACAAGTCCCATTCTGTCTGTgttccctccccacccacccaccttttttttttttttttttttttttttaaaatacagtcggTCCTCCTCCCCGGAGTCAGTTTATTCTGTAACCATTACCGCTTTTCAATTATCACGGTAACCTAACAACTTTGCATTATTACTAGTTCACCTTCCACAATTACCTTGATGAACTCCTCCAGTTTGGAGCTGTCTTTGAGTTTAGTGTAACAATTCAGCAGAAGCGTGGTATGGTCTGCATTTGCCAGGGACTGCAGGTGGAGAGTCTGCAGATAAGCAGTGAGGTTGTGTATACGCTGAGCATCCAGGAACTTCCGAATAACATAAGATGGCTCCAACTTCCCTATAGTCCTGGGAGGGGAAGAGTCATTTCACAAGAGTCCAGATATCCAGTGAGTCACAAACGGAGAAATTAATAACGGAGCAGGCAGAACGTTGAACTAAAGCAGACACTAACCCATTAGCTACTTATCAGAAGAAACAACTAGTTATGGTGTGACCAGACCACCCATCTGTAGACACAGTGAAACAAATAATCCTCTACAACAAAGGCTGCAAACTGGGATGATGGTGGCAGCACGTGAGGATTTAATGTTCCTTTAAGGAAGGGGTGAAAGGGTAGACTACGCCGACCACAGCTAACTAGGAAGCCCAAACAAGGGGAACAGCAGCCACGTTTTCCTTCATTTCAGCCTCATACTCAAAGTCTCACATTCAAGACGCTTGCCGACATCTGAGCAGTTTAAACGTCAGGGTAACTGTGGCTAACACAAGTCCACAGTAAAATAAACGTCAACTCTCACCAAAGGTCAAGACTCCAGAGAGCAAAGTTTCAGCTATACACAAATACTACACTTCATAGCATTTTAAAGAGACTAAACATGAAGTCGTTCATAAGCCCCAAAACAGAGCGTTAGAAGTTTTATAAAACCCAAGAAGTTTTACTACATACTTCACTTAGTCTGTTTGAGCATTTTCCAAGACGACTGCTGTACCTGATCAAATCACATCATCCACCTTATCTACTGTCTTGGCTCTGACAACAGCCAGTAGTTAGTATTTCCAAGAAAGATacaagaaaagcaacagaagaaaatttcatcCTTGCCTCCTGTGAAAGCTGTAAGGCTAAGTGTACTACATGGTTTTCTTACTAGCTCTTCAAAAGCTTTGCCtgcatttaaatagcattttttccaGATAGTATTGGTGGCCACCCGAGCACCCAATTATGCCACGATGTGCAAAGAAAATTAATGCTGGGTTATCAGAATTCTATTTTTGCATTGCATGAAAAGTTCTTTTCATATCAGTCAGCTTTCAATATACCAACTTGAAATTGCACTGAATTGCTTCCCCTTCTGCTCTGAGGCAAAAAGAACAGATGGTCCTGAACCACCCTCTCTCTATTACACCTTACTTGCATCACGTTAGCATTTGCTCTTTTCCTCAGTAAGACATGAATACTTATCTTTTATATTTGCCTCAGTGGATAATCTTACAGACCCTTAATCTGGTTTGTCATGTTTCTGTGAGCCTCTACCGTTTCACAGTGTGCTTTTGGACACAGGATAGCTGGAGTGGCACACAAGATTTCAAACGAGACAACCTTTTGTTTATACTGACACTATTAGGCCCCATTCCGTTCTTACAGGCAGCTTCATAATCCATGTTATGATACAATCACAGAGAAGAAGTTTACATTAAGGCATAGGCAGTGATTTCCAGCTAACTTTTCCGAGACTTTTAATCCAACCGACATGCCTCTCTCTACTGGTCGAATCCTTCACCTTGAGTCAGTGTCTTTTATTCCAGGCCGAGACAAACATCAAGGCCTCTGTAGCACTTATCTGAGCTACATTATCTTGGCTCCATACAACCCCTGCTTACCGGATGTACTGCTGGATGGCTCCATCATGATTCCCCTTGTTGTATAGATGATCTCCATACTGCCGGAAAATCTCTGACAAACCGTCACTATCCAAGTGGTGACTCTTGGCCAGGTTAATAGCCATTTCAAATAAGTTCTTTCTGAATAACATCTGTTAAATATGGGATaacagcagcatgagggaaacaTCACCTCCCAAAACAAGGTTAAACAATGCCtggaaaacaagtttttccttcttttcggTGCTGCACATGAAAGTACGTGCAGGCTTTTAAACACCAAATGCTTACAACATTGGTTATGCAGAGAAGCTATCCACTCACTTGTTACGTTACTCACTTACCTGAATGCTGGCTCTTCAACTTTTCCATCTGTGAAGGCAGTACAATCTTGCAGACATAAGGCAGAGACTAATAACAAAAGAGATTTACATGCCTCAAGTTTGGTCTGTGTATCCTTCTCCTGCAGGACATGAATCTTCCCATCTCTGGTCAGTACATACAGAGACCCCCACTCTGCTAAGACATCTATTATATCATCGAAGATTGAGCTGTATGCAATGAATTTGTTGCACAAGTCATAGATATTCAAGATTTGTTTGTCTGAATTCTGTGCCTCGCTCCCAGCAAACTCTGACCTGGAGAGCAGAAGAAAGTTTTAGAAATCCAGGAGAACATAACTTGAATGCTTTCGATACCTACGCAAACTAGGGATGCCTAGAGAGCAAGACAAGTGGGGTTCTTTCAGACAATTAAACTAAGCAGGCCCATACTGATGCAGGAATTCCATCTGTGGGTTAGACAGACAAATTCATacaattagggaaaaaaaatcctgctggctCAACATACTGGATTGCTCTACTCTCTCAATAGACATTAATGATGTAGGGGGTCTGAATTAATTCTGACAGCCTCTGACAAAGTTGCAGTCAGCCCCTATAGTGAAGCCTcctagggaggaagggaaagcatGAAGCTGCAAAAGTGAAAAGAACTCATCTGCTCCAAGGAGCCCTACTTCGGAGACGTCTTTCGGTCCTTGGAGACAATGATGAGGTACCCCCGATACCAGTGAACAATTAGCTTTTGTCCCTCGAAGGCAAAGCATGGGCCTCGTTCATCTGGTTGATAAAGGTACACACATTCGTTTCCCGCCACAATGAACTGGAGATCCTGGGAGGGGTCACTCAGAGAAGAACAGCGCAATCCACAACCATGAGTGTCCAACTCCAGGTGAGGATAATCTTTCACTGAGAGTGTATAAGACTACAGAGGAGATACAAGATTGTTGAGAATCATTTTGAACTCGACTCTGAAGCCAATTCAAATTGCAAGTCAGACTCTCATTTTTAATGAGTAGCTTCCCACCTGGATATTCTCCGTGGTCACCACAAACAGATGTGTTGTTTTGCCAGACTGTCGGAAAGCAAGGCCAGTAATCGGGTAACTGCCCTCATGGAGGATCTGGGTCTTACTATGCCGATCTCGAGTGATGTCTCCTTTCGTAAGTACAACGCTCCCATCTGCAAAACCTGAAGGAGACAGGCAAAACTGTTTACTCATATGGAACACTTGAAATATTATCCAACGTTAAGTTACGGCAGCTCTGGTGAGTGCCAATACCTTGCTATCCAACAAAGCATTAAGTAATGGGATCGCTGCAGGCTTTCACTTCACGGAAGCACGTATCAAACTATCCCCAATTAGTCTTCTTTCAGGCCATAGCTGTCTCCTGGCGGCACGCATGATGTCATTTTTCAGTGACATTCAATTTGTCTTCCCCACACAAACTTCATTCacggttttttttgttttttgttttaaaaacagctatCTCAACCACCAATTCTAATTATCATTTTAATTcgtttgttcatttaaaatatacaacacacacacaaaaaaaaaaaaaaccctagagggAGATTCCTAAAACCGAGTAAAACATTAGGGCCCCAATCCTGCAAATTCTTTCAAGGGGAAAGGCCACAACATGCATTCGGAAACTTTGATTTCAGTGCAGGGATGAACCCACAGAAATAGCTTGTGGCTTCACAACCCTTACTGGTCTTACTCTGTCAGTGGTTAAGCAACAAATGCTACAAAGGAGTGTTTAAATCCTAGTAAAGAAactagggtttttttgtgtgtttgttttaaaagatttctACATAGTGACTGAGAAACAAACATCGCTGCACCCTTAGACATCATGCAatctatgatttttttctgtgccaCAATAAAAGCTAAATTTCATAAGTTCATTAAATTTGAAACCCTACCAATTTATAGGAAAATATCACATCAATTAAAAACACATGCTTCTCTTCTAAGCATTAAAGTTAATACAGTAATATATATAGATGCACACTAAACACGCATTTATTTTCTCAAGCTCTCCAGCAGTGCAAGACACACTatctctgcagcaaaaaaaatgaGTGTGAAAAAAAGAAGTCAGTATGCTCTGTCCTGACTTTTTGTGTTACCCATCCATTCTCCCTACGTCTTAGTACCATAAGATTTTTCCTTAACTATTCCTGTTAAATTTTACTTACCAATAGCCATGAAATTAAGATTCTCGTGGACGGTTAGGCAGGATACAACTGTGGGCTTGTTACCCGGTATTGCTGGAAAAATCCGGGTGCAAAGAGGATTGCCACCATC includes:
- the VPS11 gene encoding vacuolar protein sorting-associated protein 11 homolog, whose protein sequence is MAAYLQWRRFVFFDREAVKEPTGPDGAGGKPFVLPPGIAVCDSGRGSLVFGDMEGQIWFLPRSLQFTSFQAYKLRVTHLYQLKQHSILVSVGEDEEGINPLVKVWNLEKRDGGNPLCTRIFPAIPGNKPTVVSCLTVHENLNFMAIGFADGSVVLTKGDITRDRHSKTQILHEGSYPITGLAFRQSGKTTHLFVVTTENIQSYTLSVKDYPHLELDTHGCGLRCSSLSDPSQDLQFIVAGNECVYLYQPDERGPCFAFEGQKLIVHWYRGYLIIVSKDRKTSPKSEFAGSEAQNSDKQILNIYDLCNKFIAYSSIFDDIIDVLAEWGSLYVLTRDGKIHVLQEKDTQTKLEMLFRKNLFEMAINLAKSHHLDSDGLSEIFRQYGDHLYNKGNHDGAIQQYIRTIGKLEPSYVIRKFLDAQRIHNLTAYLQTLHLQSLANADHTTLLLNCYTKLKDSSKLEEFIKTSESEVRFDVETAIKVLRQAGYYSHAVYLAEKHAHHEWYLKIQLEDIKNYQEALGYIGKLPFDQAESNMKRYGKILMHHVPNETTELLKILCTDYRPSGDNEGLGMLEGKKANSEEFIPVFANNSRELKAFLEHMTEVQSDSPQGVYDTLLELQLQNWAHEQDEQIKEKLRNEAITLLKSGRFKTVFDKALVLCQMHNFKDGVLYLYEQGKLFQQIMHYHMQNEQYKKVIEVCELYGDQEACLWEQALGYFARKEEDCKEYIAAVLKHIENKNLMPPLLVVQTLAHNSTATLSVIKDYLVNKLQKQSRQIEQDEQRIQKYREETTRIRQEIEELKASPKIFQKTKCSICTSALELPSVHFLCGHSFHQHCFESYSESDSECPTCMPENRKVMDMIRAQEQKRDLHDQFQHQLKCSNDGFSVVADYFGRGVFNKLTLITDLPGKSATTIEAGLQRELLVHTKRST